In Streptomyces dengpaensis, the following proteins share a genomic window:
- a CDS encoding transcriptional regulator, which produces MTADAEAALRHPLAYLLTLRGQNAEAYLCRVADQHQRMGYGQLAYRKEKASRWIAGIYAPNYHTQLAMAALENIPPEAIHAHGWPGWLLLALPDHTLFTLPWTTTGAVHALEITGGPVDRRQFLITTSVTLGTTVAQWSAAAPAGAAPTAGRHIGADVPDHFERRLDSLRRLDDTVGSGDVYDAARSELRLITATLKNASFGEGVERRLFGVAAEASRSAGWTAYDSGKAAAAERHYSTALRAAASADDPVIAANTLAFWAIQHYSTGDPRGAVDLIEAALSQAPRIGSPRLISMLHARACRAHAHAGDTRSADRSANAALDAYQHAGPIEDDLPCVYWYNLGEAHQLIGSSALNLGHPKRAVGHFLDASDAHTSQEAYNGDAFPRGHAIYLARLAEAHLGLGDVDAAVATAHEAVDRMGGVTSARGTSTLEDLRKKLARRRGIPAVADFLDYTDTK; this is translated from the coding sequence GTGACCGCTGACGCCGAGGCCGCCTTACGCCACCCGCTGGCCTACCTGCTGACCCTGCGCGGCCAGAACGCGGAGGCATACCTGTGCCGGGTCGCCGACCAGCACCAGCGCATGGGATACGGGCAGCTGGCGTACCGCAAGGAGAAGGCGTCCCGCTGGATCGCGGGCATCTACGCGCCCAACTACCACACCCAGCTCGCCATGGCCGCACTCGAAAACATCCCGCCCGAGGCGATCCACGCCCACGGCTGGCCGGGCTGGCTCCTTCTTGCCCTGCCGGACCACACCCTCTTCACCCTCCCGTGGACGACCACGGGCGCGGTGCATGCACTGGAGATCACAGGAGGTCCGGTGGACCGCAGGCAATTTCTGATCACGACGTCCGTCACCCTGGGCACCACCGTGGCGCAATGGTCCGCCGCCGCCCCAGCCGGAGCCGCCCCCACCGCCGGCCGCCACATCGGCGCCGACGTCCCCGACCACTTCGAGCGCCGACTCGACAGCCTGCGCCGCCTCGACGACACCGTGGGCTCCGGCGACGTCTACGACGCGGCCCGCTCCGAACTCCGGCTGATCACCGCCACCCTCAAAAACGCGTCCTTCGGCGAAGGCGTCGAACGCCGTCTCTTCGGGGTCGCGGCGGAAGCGTCCCGCAGTGCGGGCTGGACGGCCTACGACAGCGGGAAGGCCGCCGCCGCCGAACGCCACTACTCCACAGCCCTGCGGGCCGCAGCCAGCGCCGACGATCCCGTGATCGCAGCCAACACCCTCGCGTTCTGGGCCATCCAGCACTACTCGACCGGCGACCCCCGGGGCGCGGTCGACCTCATCGAGGCCGCCCTGTCCCAGGCACCGAGGATCGGCTCACCCCGCCTGATCTCCATGCTGCACGCCCGCGCCTGCCGCGCCCACGCGCACGCCGGCGACACCCGGTCCGCCGACCGCTCCGCCAACGCAGCCCTGGACGCCTACCAGCACGCCGGGCCCATCGAGGACGACCTCCCGTGCGTCTACTGGTACAACCTCGGGGAAGCCCACCAGCTCATCGGCAGCTCCGCCCTGAATCTCGGTCACCCCAAACGGGCTGTCGGCCACTTCCTGGACGCCTCCGACGCGCACACCAGCCAGGAGGCGTACAACGGCGACGCCTTCCCGCGCGGCCACGCCATCTACCTCGCCCGCCTCGCCGAAGCCCACCTCGGTCTCGGCGACGTCGACGCCGCCGTGGCCACCGCCCACGAGGCGGTCGACCGGATGGGCGGCGTCACCTCCGCACGCGGCACCAGCACCCTGGAAGACCTCCGCAAGAAACTCGCCCGCCGCCGCGGCATCCCCGCCGTCGCCGACTTTTTGGACTACACCGATACCAAATAA
- a CDS encoding PLP-dependent aminotransferase family protein, protein MQPDEPSRWGADPWLGHYAQRAAGMVASEVRALFAVASRPEIVSLAGGMPNVSALPIDAVAALMADLVTERGQVALQYGSAQGDPSLRETICTVMAEEGIDAHPDDVVVTVGSQQALDLVARVFLDPGDTVVTEGPTYVTALGTFAAYQARAVHVAMDERGVLPEALAETFARLERAGRPAKLFYTVPTFQNPAGVTLAAERRLRVLEVCRRAKVLVLEDNPYGLLHLEGEPMRALRADAPADVVYLGSFSKTLAPGLRVGWALAPSAVRDKLVLAAESAMLSHSAFAQLAVDRYLRTQPWQEQLKAFREMYRERRDAMLDALEQRMPAGVSWTRPGGGFFVWVTLPEGLDSKAMLPRAVQARVAYVPGTGFYADGAGRRAMRLSYCYPPPERIREGVGTLAEVIGTELELWETFGTTAHPHSQGPQTPGPDHS, encoded by the coding sequence ATGCAGCCTGATGAACCATCCCGGTGGGGTGCCGATCCATGGCTCGGCCACTACGCGCAGCGGGCGGCGGGGATGGTCGCGTCCGAGGTGCGGGCCCTGTTCGCGGTGGCGTCGCGCCCTGAGATCGTGTCGCTGGCTGGCGGGATGCCCAACGTGAGTGCCCTGCCCATCGATGCCGTGGCCGCGCTGATGGCCGACCTGGTGACGGAGCGAGGGCAGGTCGCGCTGCAGTACGGGTCCGCCCAGGGAGATCCGAGTCTGCGAGAGACGATCTGCACGGTGATGGCCGAAGAGGGCATCGACGCTCACCCGGATGACGTGGTGGTCACTGTCGGTTCGCAGCAGGCGCTGGACCTGGTCGCGCGCGTGTTCCTCGATCCGGGCGACACGGTGGTCACCGAGGGCCCGACCTACGTCACCGCCTTGGGGACGTTCGCCGCGTACCAGGCCCGTGCCGTCCACGTGGCCATGGATGAGCGGGGGGTGCTGCCCGAGGCGTTGGCGGAGACGTTCGCCCGGCTGGAGCGCGCCGGGCGGCCGGCGAAGCTGTTCTACACGGTGCCCACCTTCCAGAACCCGGCCGGTGTCACGCTGGCTGCTGAGCGGCGTTTACGCGTCCTGGAGGTGTGCCGCCGGGCCAAGGTGCTGGTGCTGGAGGACAACCCCTACGGCCTGCTGCACCTGGAGGGTGAGCCGATGCGGGCCCTGCGCGCTGATGCCCCCGCGGACGTTGTCTATCTGGGGTCGTTCTCCAAGACTCTGGCGCCGGGGCTGCGGGTGGGCTGGGCGCTGGCGCCGTCCGCGGTGCGGGACAAGCTGGTGCTGGCTGCCGAGAGCGCGATGCTGTCCCACTCCGCTTTCGCCCAGCTCGCCGTGGACCGGTACCTGCGCACCCAGCCGTGGCAGGAGCAGCTGAAGGCGTTCCGGGAGATGTACCGGGAGCGGCGTGATGCGATGCTCGATGCCCTGGAGCAGCGCATGCCGGCGGGGGTGTCGTGGACGCGGCCGGGCGGTGGTTTCTTCGTATGGGTGACGCTGCCTGAGGGGCTGGACTCCAAGGCCATGCTGCCCCGGGCGGTCCAGGCGAGGGTGGCTTACGTGCCCGGCACTGGCTTCTATGCCGACGGCGCCGGCCGACGGGCCATGCGTCTGTCGTACTGCTATCCGCCGCCGGAGCGCATCCGGGAGGGCGTAGGGACCCTGGCTGAGGTGATCGGCACCGAGCTGGAGCTGTGGGAGACCTTCGGCACCACCGCGCACCCGCACAGCCAAGGCCCGCAGACCCCGGGCCCGGACCACTCCTGA